The DNA region TGACCCATATACTCTCATGATGTAATACAAGTGCTAATAACATTAAGTATGAAGCTTCTGTTACCATAGCTGTACTTAATCTACTTAATATTCCACATTGAGTTAGtaaaaaaactatattaattaaataaaactaagaCACTACAGTTTCTAAACTAAATTGTTTTTGATCTAAGTCTGATGTCcatcctttttaaatatcttgaGCAGTAGGACGTACAATTATCTCATTCACCTTATTAGTAAAAATATTACACAATCTTGTATAATGTAATGTTCACATACCTCCATTCTTGGTGGAGCACTCAAAACAAACACCACAGCACTAGTTACATCTTCAGGTAGCAGTACCTCACCCTATAGGCACAAAAACTGTCATTAAAAAGCTTAGaggtattaattaaaaacatatagaTGTGGAAAAAATTAATGCTTAACTGCTTACATTATTGGGAAGAACTGaatcatacatttttattgattCTTTGATATCATCTGCCTTTATAAGCCTCCCCATAAACTCTGTACGCACGTGACCAGGTGATACCGACTGCAAAAAACATTTACTATTacatacttactaatatatACTTACAGTAAACACGACAATTTGACTTCATCTCCCTCAACTCTTGACGTATGCCCTCAACTATTGCAGTAACAGCAATTTACTGGCGCAGTAGAAATGAATTGATGCTGCTTGGATCACTTTATGTCCTGCGACACTAAACCAACATTATTAGGTTCCTTAACAAAAACATTGATTTCTGTATATACCTGTTTGAGAATAATAATGTGTCCATCAtctactctctctctttcaatTGATCATATACTCTCGTGCTATAATGCATGGTGCTAATACATTGACCTATAATGATGAATGATTTATGATTATTTGTACTACTGTTAGCTTACCTCTACATATCTCTCCAGTAATTGAGTTTCTCCAGTTAATATAGGAGCATTATGAGCTAATCCAgcattattaatacacacatCAACACCTCCAAACTGAGTTTTAGCAGCAGCAAAGACACTCTTTATCTCCTCTTCATTACATACATCACATTTCATAGCAACTATCTACCACTAGCACCACTTACCTGGCTTGACAAAGCCTATTAAAGATATATAGTTAAAATATAACCACACCTCCTTCATTCACTAACCTCTACTTTGTCTTTTATTTCTAGCCACTCCAATCACTATCATTCCTTTCTGTGCTAGTGTTACAGTTATAgctgctcctataccactactAGCTCCAGTAACCAAAGCTACACGACCTATCCAACGTtccatttcttttttcaaaaggCACTTATTACATGCAGCACTTTTAATAATaactaaacaataatttaataaaccacAAGTAAACACGTGACTAAAAATCACTAAGATATAGCTATTGTAGTTGTTAGGAATCTAGATGTAATAAATGAAACtcttgaatgttttttttcaagtttgtcaatttttcttctaaaaattCTTCAGAAGTTGGTCGTATGATAACATAATTTACTTGCAATTACAAAAAAGCATAAAGTAAACTAAGATTTCCCAAATGGCCAACTTTTGCTGATACTAATCATTCTATTATACATACACAAGTACACACCCAACCTTTACTCACAGGAAGCAAAGGtaatgtataataattttatattaattgatGGTGCTTGCTATGTcaaacaaatgtttgatgttttaaatttaagacaatattaagacattaaaaaaatataaggTGATAGGGCCaaataatatgattataatatgttgtaacaaattaaaaatggtCTAAATTATTGttaccatgtatatatatactctgttcTTTGGGGTGCACTCATAACAAACCAAAGCATTTGGTTACATCTTTAGCTAACAGGATTTAatcttatatattaaaatttaaaatatagaatataaatactggttataaaataatgcaataatagTAACCCCATTACACTATAAAAAGCTACATCATAAGCTTTCATTGATATTGCCATGTCATCAACTTATTTTCACTCTTATATAATAGTAGCTATAATACTTAAGCATATATACATTGTGACAGTGAGGCCTGCAGGCTTTCCTTAATTGCAATAAGCAATGATTATTGTTATACACCAAGCAAATATTTCATAGTAAGATGTACTACAGAAAGTTTATAGTTGTACTACACTTAGTACTCACATTTTTAACACTTTAAACAAACTTACTACACTGTAAAAATTTATCGTTTGTTTTAactaatacattattatatatgcaaaatgtaaacacaatactattttgattactaatgtaTTTATGAAATTGATGGTTATGTAGCTACATAAGCAGTAGTAcattaataatctaaacaatattgTGATTagttttcaacaaaaataagtttgcaaTTGCAATCTATA from Gigantopelta aegis isolate Gae_Host unplaced genomic scaffold, Gae_host_genome ctg7131_pilon_pilon, whole genome shotgun sequence includes:
- the LOC121366782 gene encoding farnesol dehydrogenase-like; translation: MERWIGRVALVTGASSGIGAAITVTLAQKGMIVIGVARNKRQSRERVDDGHIIILNSVAGHKVIQAASIHFYCA